A window of Spirochaetae bacterium HGW-Spirochaetae-1 genomic DNA:
CTGTATATTTATGTCCGATAACCATAATAGATATGTTATTCGTAAAATACACGCCGGGAATACCGATATGAAGATAAAACTCTGGGGGGTCAGGGGATCCATACCAACGCCGCTGAACGGTGAGCTCATTGAAAACAAGGTACGCAGGGCGCTTAAGCTGGCCACTCCCGGGGACGTTACGTCCGATGAGGCCATTAATACATTCATCCAGACACTCCCTTTTTCCGTAAAGGGAACCTATGGCGGCAATACAACGGCAGTACAGGTTACCACCGACGATGGTGACATCATCATGATTGATTGCGGTTCCGGTATTATAAACCTGGGTAAGGAGATGCTGAAGGGACCCTTTTCAAAGGGAAAGGGTGTTGCCAGCGTGTTCCTCACCCACACGCACTGGGACCATATACAGGGTATTCCTTTTTTTGCTCCCTTTTATTTCGAAGGCAACCGGTTTAATTTCTATTCGCCCTTCGAGGACCTGAAAAAGCGGCTGGAATATCAGCATTCGCCTGATCATTTTCCCATTTCGCTGGAATATATGCCTGCTACAAAGGAATTTTTTCGGGTCGCCGAGGATGAGGAGTTTTACCTTAACGATATACGCGTCTTCACCAAGCGGATGCCCCATCCGGGAGGTTCCTACGGATACCGGATAGAGCATAATGGCAGCGTATTCGTTTATACCAGCGACTGTGAATTTAATATAGATGAGATCGACACCATCAACCAGTATAAGGAACTGTTCCACGATGCGGATCTGGCTCTTTTTGATACACAGTACACCTTCGAGGAATCGATAAACAAGCTTGACTGGGGCCATTCCTCGGCCTCCATCGCCATTGATATTGCCGGGGGCTTTAATATCAAGCACCTGGTCCTCTTTCATCATGATCCCAATTACAGCGACGAAAAGCTCGATAATGTCCTGGCCAACGCGCGCATCTATCAAAAAATGAACGCGAAAAAGACCGGCAAGCTAAAGGTCGATATCGCCTACGAGGGCCTGGAGATAGATATATAATCACATAATTTTCGTAACAATATTCCCGCCATGAATTCGAATACTAATAACTTAATTTGTCTTGACAGCCCTGCGGCATATGTATATGCCCAATCATCAATCAGGAGGTGCTGCCATGAAGAAAAATGACGGCAGAAAGGAAATTCTTAAAATGATTCATTCCGGTCTTCGGCTCAACACACCGGCGCCGAAGCGGGAAACGCCGAAAAAGGCGTACACGCGAAAGAGCAAACACAAGAGGAGGTTCGATACCTCCTCTTATTTTTTTCCCCGCATGGATCTTCGCCTCGTCCTTTTATGTAATCTCTGACTGTACAACAGGAAGTAAAATTAGAAATTCCGTTCCACCATCAGGAAGGTTGCAGGCGCTTATCTGACCGCTGTGCCTGTCGTTGATGATGTATCGTGACACATAGAGGCCGAGTCCCGTTCCGGCCCCGGGGATTTTTGTGGTGAAAAAAGGATCGAAGATGCTGTTGATATATTCCGCAGGGATACCCGGCCCATTGTCGCGGATGGATATGGAAATCATGACATCGTCCATGGCGGTTCGAATAATAAGCTGCGGTCGGTAGTCCTCTTCCTTGCAGGTGCTCATGGCCTGCGAAGCGTTTTTGATGATGTTGAGTAGAACCTGTTGTATTTCATTTAAGACGCAATTGACCCGGGGAAGTGAGGCATCGAATTTACGGCTGATTTGAATTTTACGGAAATCATATCCCTTTTTCAGATTGTAATCCTTTGACGCGAGATTAAGTGTTTCATCGATGATGGAGTGAATATCATATTCTTTCTTTTCGATGGAGCCCTTCCTGGAAAAATTCAGCATATTGACGACGATAGCCGCAGCTCTGTGTCCCGCCTCTTCGATGCCGTCCATATACTGGTTGATACGCCGTGATTTAAAGTATTCATGTGCCGATTTAAGATCGAGACCCAGTTCAGCTGCCGTTTCATTGTTTTCCTTTCGTGACGGATCAAGGCGTCGTCGTATTGACTGGACGCCCTGAACAATGATGGAAAGGGGATTGTTGATTTCATGGGCCATGCCTGCCGAAAGACCACCGATGGTCATCATTTTTTCCGTTTGCAGGATGAGGTCTCTTGTCCTCATTTGTTCTGTTATATCAATGAGAATGAAGAGACGAAGGGGAAGAGCCTTGGTAATATAGATTTCGGTTTCACGTGTGTTTCCATACCCTGTCGATAGTCTGAAGTGCCCAAGGTATATCATTTCACCGTCATGCAGATTCGCGGAATGGAGGAGTATCTCTTCCATGGCTTTACGGCGGACCTCTCCATCGGGGAGAAGTTTTGTTATAAGTTTATCTGAATCTGTCACGTCATCGATATCGTTGAAATAGGTCCGGCGGAAGGCACCGTTTATATAGCTGATAGTCCCTTCGTTTTCAACGATCAGGGGCAGTGGAAGATTCTCGACAATTATCCGGATCTGTTTCTCGTTCTGTTCCAGCAGGATCTGCGAGGCAATAAGCTCCTCGTTCTGCGCCTCGAATTCCTCGTTGGCCGCTTCCAGTTCTTCCAGGGTGGCGTGCATTTCCTCGTTTGTCGCCACCAGTTCCAGGTTTTTTTCTTTCAGACTCAGCTCGGATGTTTCAAGGCTTTTCCTCATTATATTCAGCTTGTCCATGAGACCCAGTGAAACAAGGACCATGAGCAGGGTCCCGGAGACATGTACGGTGTTGCTGGTAAAAAGATTAAAGGGAATAACGCCCCATGCGAGAAGGTTGGACAGCATTTGCCCAATCAGCTGTGCCGTGAATCCGGCAAGGATGAAGTAGGCCTGCCGGTTTTTTCTGAAGGCGCCGGCCAGGGCAAGAATTATGAGCAGGGGAGATGCGATGAGACCCAGAATGAGTACTATTTTTATTGAAACCTGGTAGGGAGCGAGAATTGATACGGGAAGCATGACTGCTCCCGGAATGATCACCAGAGCTGTTATCAGTTTATGAAAGACGGGGAACGATTCTTTCGTTCTGAGATGTGCCGTGAAGTAGAGACCGATAAAGGTCAGGGCTCCTGAAATGGAAAAGGGAACGGCGTGTTCCTGGAACCATATGGAATTGGGCCACAGATGCTGGTAGCCATAACCGAGATGGGCCAATTCATATATCAGCCAGAAGATCAAAAAAGAGGCTAACAGACCATATACCCGGTCCCTTTCAGACAGGAATAAAAAGAGATTATGCAGGACCAGCATGATAAGGATTCCATACAGTCCCCAGAGAATCATCTGTTCTCCGTTGCTCTGGCGGATATAGGCGGGGAACGTCATAATTTCCAGGGGTATTTTCATGGCGCTGGTGGACTCGATGCGCAGAACGCAGGTGACAGGTTGTTTCTCCTGCTCAAGATGAAAAACAAAGTCATTGCTTTCGATAGGCCTGCTGCCATATGGTTCAGCATCACCGGTATGGACATGTCCCGTGATTCGTCCCGCTTTGATGAGATAAAGGTCTATACTGTTAAGAAGGGGGTTTTGGAGACGAAGCAAAAGGGGCGACAGGGTTTTTCGCGAATCCAGGAATGTAAATCGTATCCATATAGGGTATTTCAGAAAACTCAGGGATACGACGTCTCTGTCCTGGGATATCCAGTTTGCTGATTTCACCACGTCTTCAATAGTCATGCTGCCCGATGTATCGGAAAGCATTTCCGACCAGGAGCCGGTGTAAGTGTCGGTGAAACCGTCTTCCAGGTTCAGTACTGATTTTTCAACGGGCGCGGCGGTCACAGCTACGGCGGTTATAATAAGTATCGTGATCAGTCTTATGAATAACACTAGAAGTATCCCATTTCCATCAAGATTGATTCGAGGTGTCAATTCCCCGGTTTTCGACTTTTAGTATATGGCAGATGAACTGGCATTGCAATATATTTTTCCTATGACGGGGGAATATTCGGCCTATCTTCGGATGCTGCCGCAGGAGGGCTGTACAGGAGAGTCATGCATTTATATGAGGGAGTTGGTCATTGAATCGTTTCCGCGTATAGGCGGAAACGTGGTGGGCGCAGGTGCCGGTAAAAATTTATAAATACGGCCGGTTCAGGCCCGGGAAAAGACTTATTACCGGGCTGCTCTCTTGCGGTCGATTTTACCGAGGATTTTTTTCCTCATGCGTATGTTCTTGGGCGTGATCTCCAGGAGCTCGTCGTCGTCGATAAACTCCAGGGCCTGTTCCAGGCTGAATGTCCGGGGAGGGATCAGTTTTATGGCGTCATCTGTTCCCGAGGCCCTGATATTGGTAAGCTTTTTCGTTTTACAGGCATTCACATCCATGTCGCTTTCCCTGCTGTTGGAACCCACGATCATGCCTACATACACTTCCGTGCCGGGATAAATAAAGAGCTCGCCGCGTTCCTGGAGGTTGTCCAGGGCGTAAGCCACGGCCGTGCCGTTTTCCATCTGGACCAGGGCTCCCCTGGTCCGTGTGGGAATATCGCCCTTGTATACATCATAATCAATAAAACTATGATGTATTATACCCGTACCACGTGTCTCTGTGAGAAATTCATTCCTGAACCCGATGAGTCCGCGTGACGGGACTTTGAATTCAAGGCGCGAATAACCATCGCTACCCTGAACCATGTTGGTCATTTCGCCTTTGCGAATGCCGAGCATTTCGATAACCACTCCGACAAACTCATCGGCCACATCGATGACTGCAAGCTCCATGGGCTCATAGGTTACGCCATTCAATTCCCGGTATATTACCTCGGGGCGTGAAACCTGAAATTCGAACCCTTCGCGGCGCATGTTTTCAATGAGAATGGCTAGTTGCAGCTCGCCCCGCCCTTTGACGGTAAAGGTTTCGGCATTACCGTTCTTTTCTATGATCATGCTCACATTGCTCTGACGTTCTTTTTCAAGACGTGTCCATACAGCCGTGGAAGTAACATATTTTCCTTCCCGCCCCAGGAAGGGGGAGTTATTGGGCAGAAAAGTTACGGAGATGGTTGGTTCGTCGATCTCGATGGATGATAACTGTTCCGGGTTTAACCGGTCGGCAACGGTGTCGCCGATGTCAATGCTCTCCATGCCTGCCAGGGAAACAATGTCGCCGGCTTCGGCTTCCTGTATCTCTACCTTTTTAAGGCCTGAGTAGGCAAATATCTTCACTATACGGGAGGGGACACGTTTCCCATCGCGTTTAATGAGCATGATATCATCACCGCGGCAGACCTTACCGTTGTGGATTCTGCCGGTGCCCAGGCGGCCCAGGTAGTTGTCGTAGGCGATTGCCGACGTGAGGAATTGAAAGGGAAGTGTAGCGTCTCCTTCAGGTTGTGGAACATGATTTACAATTGTTTCAAAGAGGGGAATTACATCGTTATTGGTGTCCTTCAGTTCATATCGGGCATAGGCATGTTTTGCCGATGCGTATATGACGGGAAAATCGAGCTGTTTGTTCGTTGCATTGAGCTGCACGAAGAGGTCGAAAATCATGTCAAGGACCTGTACCGGTCTGCTGTTGGGGCGGTCAACCTTGTTTATTACCACGATGGGGCAGTGTCCCATTTCCAGGGACTTTTTGAGAACATATTTCGTCTGCGGCATAGTGCCTTCAAAGGCGTCCACCAGGAGCAGTACGGAATCTACCATTTTCATGATTCGCTGGACCTCGCCGCCGAAATCGGAGTGCCCCGGCGTATCAACAAGGTTTATCTTGCAGTCCTTGTACATGAGGGAGGCATTTTTTGAGAAAATAGTGATCCCTCTCTCTTTTTCCAGGTCATTGGAGTCCATGATCCGTTCTTCCATGTGCTGGTTTTCCCGGAATGTACCGGTTTGGCGGAGCATGGCATCGACGAGGGTGGTTTTCCCGTGATCAACATGGGCAATAATAGCGATGTTTCTGGTTTTTTGCATATATGTCCTCTTTGGATTGAACGGCAGTGGGCCGGATAGGTTCTTCTTCTAATGGTTACCTGATTTTCGGAAAACTGTAAGAAGAAGGACAAACTGCATTAACGGTTGATTTTTGGCGAGCATTTTTTTAATGATGGAGAATAAAATAGTGGAAGTTAAACGGTATGTTTATTAACAGTGCTTTTTTTACTGTATATTCAAGAGGATCAGGGAAAAGCAGGTGAATGATATAAACACAGATAAAACCTCCGATATGGTTGAAATAAAAAAAATCTTTCAGATTACGGCCTTTCGTGCATCCCAGGAGGAGATTATCAACCGCATTCTGGACGGGAAGCACTGTCTGGTCATCATGCCCACGGGTATGGGCAAATCACTCTGCTACCAGGTTCCCGCACTGATGCTTGATGATCTTACCATTGTCCTGTCCCCGCTCATTGCCCTCATGAAAGACCAGGTTGATGCGCTGAAGGCCAGGGGAATCGACGCCGCTTTCATAAATTCATCACTGAGCGGCCGAGAGCGCCGAGAGCGTTACCGCCAGGTTGTCCGTGGCCGGTATAAAATTCTTTATGTTTCTCCCGAGCGCTTCAGAAAAAGTGATTTTCTCGATTCGATAAAAGAACGAAAGATTTCACTGCTTGCCCTGGATGAGGCTCATTGCGTCAGCCAGTGGGGAAATGATTTCCGGCCCGACTATTCCAGGATTGCCGAATACCGGCAGATACTGGGTAATCCCGTCACTGCGGCATTTACGGCAACGGCAACGAAAAGAGTGCAGGAGGATATTATCACGCAGACGGGCATTTCCCCCTCCCTGGTCATGACGTTCAATGAAGGCGTGTGCCGGCCCAACCTGAATCTCCAGGTGCTCAGCGTCATTGATAATAATGAAAAGTATGATATTATTTATGAACGGATCAGGGAAAACCGCGGTCCGGGGATTATTTATTTCAATCTCATTAAAAGCATAGAAGCTTTCGGCGAATGGCTTGATATGAAGAAGATTCCGTACCTGGTCTATCACGGCAGACTCTCCGCCGAAAAGAGGAAGGCGGTTCAGCAGCGGTTCCTCGCTTCTGACAAGGAGATCATGCTGGCAACGAACGCCTTTGGTATGGGCATAGACAAGCCCGACATCCGCATGATCATTCATGCCGAAATCCCCGATTCCGTCGAATCATATTACCAGGAAATCGGCCGAGCCGGCAGGGACGGCGACGCTTCGCAATGCCTGCTCATCTACGATGAGAATGACCTGGCAGTGCAGATGGACTTCCTGCACTGGCGTAATCCCGACGCCTCATTTATAAAAAAAACCTATGATCTCATCAAAGCCCTGGGGCAACAGATAAACAGCTATACCTACGATGAGCTGCAGGAGAAGCTGGTGTATAAGCATGCCGGGGACCACCGGCTTCAGACTGTTCTGAATATTTTAGACCGGCATGGCATTACAACGGGAAGTATGGAGCATCATAATCTTAAGGTTGAAGACACTCTCCACGAGGAATTACTTTCAGAGGATTTCCTGGAAGCGAAGCTGAAGGCTGACCGGATGCGTCTCTACGACATTCTGCAGTATGTAAAAGAAGAAGGGTGCCGCCGCGAATATATATATGGATATTTCCATATGCCGCTGGATAATTGCGGGAACTGCGATTTGTGCCTCGGGAACTGAAGGATCAGAGGACGTCGACAACGACACAGCTGATGTCATCGTCAAAGGAATCGCAGCGGGAGAAAACCCGCAGCTCATCGATAAGCGATGAGACCGTATCGGACGGGGTCCGAAGGGCAGTGGCCCCGATAAAGGATTCAAGGCGGCCGCTGCCGAATAACTCGCCTGCGGGATTCATGCATTCGACTATACCGTCGGTGTAAAGAACGAGACGGTCGCCGGTGAGAAGCTGGAAAGATTCAACGCTGAAATTAATGTCAGTCCGCCAGCCCATGGACGTTCCTTTTACGTAAAGCTCTATGCAGCCATTGATGCTTTTTCTGAAGAGCAGGGCCGGATGGTGCCCGGCATTGCTGAACCGGCATTGTCTGGTCTGTTTATCGATGGTGATGACAAAGGCAGTGATGAAATGAGAAGGCATGGCGTATTGAAAGACCGTTTTATTGATGGCTCCCAGCAGTTCATTTTCGCTGCACCCGGGGTTTTCCGCGTTATCAAAGGCGTTTTTAACAATGAGCGCAAGGAAAGCGCTTGAAAGTCCGTGCCCGGCAACGTCAGCGATGAGAAAACGGATAGTATCCTCGTTCTCGCAATAGGTGTAAAAATCGCCTCCTATCCTGTCCATGGGAATACAGAGTGAATCAATGCTGAGTCCGTGTATATCGGGAAAGCTGGAGGGAAGCAGGCGCGTCTGGATATTCCTGGCGATTTCCAGCTCCGATTCAATGGCTTCATTTCGTTCCTGGAGAAGACGGGTCCTCTCGGCGACCTTCAGTTCAAGTCTTTCAATGAGCTGGGCCTTCATGTGGCGCATAATGGAGAGCTGATCGCTGAGAAAGTAGGATATGAGTATCACCAGGCCGGGGAGGGCCGTCTTGAAATAATCGAAGTCAGGCACCAGTGTGTAGGCCCGAAGGACTTCCAGAAGGGCGCCGGGCAGCAATATCCCCATACCGGCCAGTACCGGGATATAATCCCATCTTTTCTCCAGCACGGTCCGTACCGTATTTTCAATTATGATGAAAATGATATAGAGAAGGGATGACTGCCACAATATGCGGGGAATCGTGAAACCATTGATCTCGCGGATAAAAAGGAATGACAGGGCTGATGCGGCAAGGACGGCGATAATCCCTTTGTCAGGTAAAGTAAGATTCTGCTGAAAGAGTTTTCTCAGAAGGACAATGAATGAAACGGTTGCGCCTATGCCTGCAATGTACTGAAGAATATGGAAAAAAAGAAAGGTGTCGGTATAAATATATTTTATCTGGCCAACGCAGACAAGATACACGGCAATGCACAGGGAGAAAAGGGCGAAAGCGCGCTGCTGATAGTAGAGCGGGCTGGTTGTCTGGGAAAAGAGCAGGAAAACAAGGGCGATGAGCAGGTAAAATGCGATAAATATGGTTTCAAGGATGTATTCCGATTCAATACGTTTAAGAATACTCCGGGTATCGCCAGCCAGGAAGTATCCCCAGATCATGCCGGCGGAATCTTTAAGATATCCACGGGTGCGTACGGCAAGGATATTGTCTCCCGCAGTGTTAATGAGGTTCGTGGGGATGTGGTATATGCGCATCCGGTCAAAGGCATGGCTGGTCTCATCATTTATATTTCCGGTTTTTCCGATAAGGGTCCCATTGAAATATACTTCATCGGTGTCGCATATTTTCCCAAGAATTATGGAATACATGGGAAGATTATTTTTAGACGGGAAACGTAGGATGGTGCGGTACCAGGCTATACCGGAATGACGGGGAAAGAGTTCCATGAGGTTCCCAGGGACGGCAATTGTATCCCAGTGTGAATCGTCACTATCAGGGTCGGCATAACGGGGAGAATCGGCGGCTGTGACTCTCCAGAAACCTTCCAGAGAGACTGTTCCTTTTTCCGCAAGGACGAACCGGGAATCATTTTGCATGGCTGATTTTCCCATGCCCGTGACGAGGATGCCTGCCCAAAAGACTGCAGCTATGAAAAATATGAACAGTGCTATTTTGTTTTTCATTCAGACCGGGTGATAGACATTATTATCATAGACAAAGTGTGGGAAAGTGTCCGGTTAAGTCAAGGAAAATCACGTTGACTGCTGCGCCATTACGGAGGAGCAGTGTTTGTGGCAACATTTAAATCGCAGGGCTATTTTTGTATGGGTTCTTTAAATACATTGACACGATACTGATGAATATTCTATTATAAACACTATTATACTCAAAATTGTAACAGCGCGTTTTATTTAAAAGGGGGAATGATGCATAAAATAGCTTCAATAATGATATTTGCCGTAATCTTTGCTGCGGGATGCGGCACTATTAATCAGAATATCCAGGCCAGGAAGAATCTCTCAAAGTGCAAGTATGACCTGGAAAAAATTGAACTGAAGAAGGTCAACCTCAAGGGCCTTGATATAAAGAGTATCGATTTTACCGGTTACCTGAAAATAACGAACACAACTACCGGCGAAGTGGCCCTGGATCATATCGACGGGGATATTTATCTTGATAAATATAAAGCTTCTACATTGGCGCATAACAGGATGCTGCGTATAAAGGCCGGTGCATCGGTCGTGGAGGAGCTTCTTTTGCAGGTCCCCTTCGAATCGGCACTGAAGGCATTGGGGCATAGACCTGCAGATATAACCGTTGTTGCCAGGCTGCATATGAATCTGCTCATCGGTACTTTCACCCTGCCGACTCCCATCGTCATCGAAGTCAGGAAAAAGTTTCCCATTCCCTACGACAAAATCGAGGATGCCATAGTGAAGCAGACTAAGAACATCGATGGAAATACGGTAAAGAAAAAATTGAAGAAGATATTCTAACCCATGAATGAATTTTTTTACAACCTGACGCCCGATATTGTTTTAAGCGCCATAGAGAGAAGCGGGTTTGAACCTACGGGTCACTGTATGACTCTGAACAGCTATGAGAACCGTGTTTATGACCTTCGCCTGGAAGACGGGGCACACATCGTGACGAAGTTCTACCGTCCCGGCAGGTGGAGCAGGGATCAGATACAGGAGGAACATGATTTCCTTTTTCAGCTGCGTGATGACGAGATTCCCGTGTGCGCACCCCTGCGGTTCTCCGACGGGACGACAATACACCAGGCCGATGATATTTATTATGCTGTCTGGCCCCGCACCGGAGGCAGGGTCCCCGATGAACTCCAGGACCGAGAGCTGGAAACATTGGGACGGTATCTTGCCAGGATACACAACAACGGCGCGGCAAAACCGGCACTCCACAGGATACACCTGACCGGGGAAACCTATGGCCTGCAGCCCCTGGCATTTCTTGAAGAGAAGGGATTTTTGCCGGAGCACTGTCGGGAGCGATACGGGAATGCCGTGCGGGAAATTGTGGACATATTTGAAAAACTCAGCGCCGGGGTTCCCGTGCAGAGAATACATGGTGATTGCCACCTGGGAAATCTGCTCAAGGGATCTGAGGGATATTTCTTTCTGGATTTCGATGATTTTCTTACGGGACCCGTTGTGCAGGATGTATGGATGATAGTCCCGGCCCGGGACCGGGAAGGTCTTCGTCAGCGTGAACTGTTTCTTGAGGCATACCGCCAGTTTCGGGATTTCGACGATTCCTGGCTCCGCCTCATCGAGCCCCTGCGTTCACTCCGGTATATCCGTTATGCCGCATGGCTGGCACAGCGCTGGGAAGATCCGGCATTTCCCGCGGCTTTTCCCCATTTTGGCACCGTGGAATACTGGGAGGATGAAACCCGCGACCTGGAAGACCAGCTTGATTATTTTTACGGCAGCGGCGTTGATCTCCCTCCGGGAATAAGAAAGGCCGAGAAGGAGGAGGATGCGGAGAAAGACCTGACAAATAAGGATTTTTTCTGGGACTGGGAGGACAAATAAATGAACGAAATGGTTTCGTTTACTTCTCTTTTTTTCTATCTTCTTTGTTAACTTCATTTTTTATTTCATTCCCGCCCTGGGGTTTTTCAGACTCCATTGTGCGGAGAATGCGGATTGATTCATTGATGTAGTACATGTCCTTTTTATCTTCCCTGTCGCGGTTCTTCATCAGGTACGTTCGGGCCTTTTCATTATCCTTTCTGATCAGGTATATCCTGCCCATGTAGTAATTGACAGCAGCCTCATGTTCCGATTCAGGTGTTATCCTGTTAAAGCACGACAGGGATTTTTCAATCTTCCCGGAATAAAGATAATTTCGTCCGTAATTGAAATTCAGATCATCGTCGCTCATTATCCCCGGATCGTCTTTTTTTCTATCCTCGATTTTTTCCAGGTAGTAAATTGTTTTCTCCGTAAAGCGGAGCCGGTCAAAGATTGATGCGTTAACCACGAGGGCGAAGCTGTTGGACCCCTGTTTCAGCAGTATGTTTGCCGTCATGATGGAATAGGTGTCGTACTCATTTTTTCTGAATGAATCGAGCAGATATTCAAAAAAATCATTCTTCTCTTTTGCTTCAAATTTTTCCAGCTCCAGAAATTTGCCCGCTGTGAATATCCAGAAGTCTTTATCGTGGTCCTGGATTCCCTTTTTCCTGTTTTCGATGAAACGGGTGAATAGGGATGCATATTCGCCGCCTGACATATATCCCAGTATGCCCGTTGTATAATCGTTGAAGATATCGTCAGTTACTGTTTGAGTGATTATTCCGTAATACTCATAGGCCTCTTTAAATTCCTCCAGGTAAATGCAGGATCGGGCCAGGTTGGCCAGGTTGATGGCGTCCTTGCCGTCAATTTTGTAAGCTGCCTTGAACTGCCTGTATGCTCCGGAAATATCCCCCTGCTGAAAATAGACTGCTCCCAGGTCACAAACTGCCGGGGCATACGAGGGGTACCGGTCAATGCATATTTTGAATAGCCTGACCGCTTCATCATAACTGTTGTCCTTGTACAGTTTCCCCGCAAGGTCATTGAGTATATACGGTGTGTTATTATCCTCTTTAAAGTTGACAAGGTATAAATCAATTACGGAAAAATACTTTTCGAAGTTCCTCATCACGGCATAGGAATTGAGCAGGTTGAAATAAGCATTACTGTAGGTTTTATCAATTTCAATAATCTTAAAATAAATAGTTTCCGCCTTTTTGAAAATCTCTTTCTCATAGTATGGAACGGGAGTGAAAATTTTGTTGAAATTCTCCTGATTGAATTCTCCCATTCCACTTTCTCCATCTCTGATACCGGCGGCGGTTGAGTCGAATTGAATACCTTCTTTATAAGCCATGTTGCGGTACACACAGCCCAGGGCGCACAGGGCTTGCAGGTCAAGGGGATTCTTGTCAACGGCCTGCTGCGCCATTTTTTCAGCCGCCTGAAAATCTCTTTTTCTTATCAGCTCATCCACGTCATCGTGAATTCCCGCCAGCAGGGGGAAATGGATGAGTGTGAACATGAGAATAATGACGGCTTTTTTCATGGTTTCTCTCAGGTCTATTCCGTGATTAAGGACATATACTTTCTTTGTATGCGGATAATTCTTTTTGTCAAGAAAGAATCATAAGGGAAATACATCTATTCGCCGGGGTATCCCACGATTATTTCAGACCTGGCTGCGGGATAGGTGTCCACCATGAAATAGGCGCGTGCCTTTCCCCGGAAACCCTTTTCTTCGAGATGAAGGGTTACTGTGCTGATCGTGCCATCCTCGCGGGACTCAACAAAAGTTTTCCGTGCGTAATTGGCCTGGACCGGCTTATTGGTTGCTGTGTCGACAAGAAGTATACCATAAACATGTTCTTCTCTTTTCAATTGGCCGCCGGATATTTTTGCCGAGACATATTCTTTTTCTGCGTGGAAGGAGACAGCCCCTGCATTCTCAGGTCCCGTTGTGTATCCTTTGC
This region includes:
- a CDS encoding MBL fold metallo-hydrolase, whose translation is MSDNHNRYVIRKIHAGNTDMKIKLWGVRGSIPTPLNGELIENKVRRALKLATPGDVTSDEAINTFIQTLPFSVKGTYGGNTTAVQVTTDDGDIIMIDCGSGIINLGKEMLKGPFSKGKGVASVFLTHTHWDHIQGIPFFAPFYFEGNRFNFYSPFEDLKKRLEYQHSPDHFPISLEYMPATKEFFRVAEDEEFYLNDIRVFTKRMPHPGGSYGYRIEHNGSVFVYTSDCEFNIDEIDTINQYKELFHDADLALFDTQYTFEESINKLDWGHSSASIAIDIAGGFNIKHLVLFHHDPNYSDEKLDNVLANARIYQKMNAKKTGKLKVDIAYEGLEIDI
- a CDS encoding serine/threonine protein kinase, translating into MNEFFYNLTPDIVLSAIERSGFEPTGHCMTLNSYENRVYDLRLEDGAHIVTKFYRPGRWSRDQIQEEHDFLFQLRDDEIPVCAPLRFSDGTTIHQADDIYYAVWPRTGGRVPDELQDRELETLGRYLARIHNNGAAKPALHRIHLTGETYGLQPLAFLEEKGFLPEHCRERYGNAVREIVDIFEKLSAGVPVQRIHGDCHLGNLLKGSEGYFFLDFDDFLTGPVVQDVWMIVPARDREGLRQRELFLEAYRQFRDFDDSWLRLIEPLRSLRYIRYAAWLAQRWEDPAFPAAFPHFGTVEYWEDETRDLEDQLDYFYGSGVDLPPGIRKAEKEEDAEKDLTNKDFFWDWEDK
- the typA gene encoding translational GTPase TypA, which codes for MQKTRNIAIIAHVDHGKTTLVDAMLRQTGTFRENQHMEERIMDSNDLEKERGITIFSKNASLMYKDCKINLVDTPGHSDFGGEVQRIMKMVDSVLLLVDAFEGTMPQTKYVLKKSLEMGHCPIVVINKVDRPNSRPVQVLDMIFDLFVQLNATNKQLDFPVIYASAKHAYARYELKDTNNDVIPLFETIVNHVPQPEGDATLPFQFLTSAIAYDNYLGRLGTGRIHNGKVCRGDDIMLIKRDGKRVPSRIVKIFAYSGLKKVEIQEAEAGDIVSLAGMESIDIGDTVADRLNPEQLSSIEIDEPTISVTFLPNNSPFLGREGKYVTSTAVWTRLEKERQSNVSMIIEKNGNAETFTVKGRGELQLAILIENMRREGFEFQVSRPEVIYRELNGVTYEPMELAVIDVADEFVGVVIEMLGIRKGEMTNMVQGSDGYSRLEFKVPSRGLIGFRNEFLTETRGTGIIHHSFIDYDVYKGDIPTRTRGALVQMENGTAVAYALDNLQERGELFIYPGTEVYVGMIVGSNSRESDMDVNACKTKKLTNIRASGTDDAIKLIPPRTFSLEQALEFIDDDELLEITPKNIRMRKKILGKIDRKRAAR
- a CDS encoding ATP-dependent DNA helicase, translating into MVEIKKIFQITAFRASQEEIINRILDGKHCLVIMPTGMGKSLCYQVPALMLDDLTIVLSPLIALMKDQVDALKARGIDAAFINSSLSGRERRERYRQVVRGRYKILYVSPERFRKSDFLDSIKERKISLLALDEAHCVSQWGNDFRPDYSRIAEYRQILGNPVTAAFTATATKRVQEDIITQTGISPSLVMTFNEGVCRPNLNLQVLSVIDNNEKYDIIYERIRENRGPGIIYFNLIKSIEAFGEWLDMKKIPYLVYHGRLSAEKRKAVQQRFLASDKEIMLATNAFGMGIDKPDIRMIIHAEIPDSVESYYQEIGRAGRDGDASQCLLIYDENDLAVQMDFLHWRNPDASFIKKTYDLIKALGQQINSYTYDELQEKLVYKHAGDHRLQTVLNILDRHGITTGSMEHHNLKVEDTLHEELLSEDFLEAKLKADRMRLYDILQYVKEEGCRREYIYGYFHMPLDNCGNCDLCLGN